The Phyllopteryx taeniolatus isolate TA_2022b chromosome 17, UOR_Ptae_1.2, whole genome shotgun sequence genome window below encodes:
- the sh3pxd2b gene encoding SH3 and PX domain-containing protein 2B isoform X5, translating into MSKNGETPANITFTSSKCPGPMTARNSFTDATANFSTCRWNCWINSPSKEVRKTPSGGSSHSYRALIQLPVYISQCEEVRLFFETRPEDLNPPKEEPAGKKKSGDGTSADPLLLDQYVAVTDYEKQESSEISLHVGQVVEVIEKNESGWWFVSSEDAQGWVPATCLEAQDDPDDFTLPGEEAPQRFWSLPRHVGRRRTLGDLFSTGFGQEEKYSVVYPYSARDQDEIDLERGMIVEVIQKNLEGWWKIRYQGCEGWAPASYLKKADIQSQKQAAGGAAHASTNDLDGFSKQSQSTRENRDGSQKENRLSFFSDNKKFGLRQRPPPRRDLSIPRGTNLPKPPGPPQVEEEFYTIADFQTTIPDGISFQAGVKVEVIEKNGSGWWYIQIDEQEGWAPATFIEKYKKTSNAVRPNFLAPLPNEMERLRLEDSGSSNVPGTDDSWSKPLPDEPTGAPESCTRAKLRDWKSGATKFPAFSGPLPPAPVAPPDDKPALPPRRESINKSFDIDVAEKLARPDHSKPMPPKPPAPGVIMPLGPPKAAPFKADKPPEPKKDDKSKALHLRNEMGLECGHKVSAKEVKKFNLKPVPKQPPKPKPEVTEEKPEAASPPVFMKPKPVIRPKPIPAAKPDPPAENKVDITNLRSKLRSSKPTDPGSSSGEVNHQNDTLAVHASAPPFHISSLNNGKNCDEPKLPPKHVNGHSQESSPPPAKPAVPPHKEAPLRPPALAPRRPPPPKKNTPSSPTESKPPTALKDSQDPPKSGPAQLNRPPPPKPKGFSPAIPSKEKEEPKGNKITIPPKLQVKSDKPGPPRDKLPPLLKESSKDELYLAVADFDGDDPTSSFKVGTLFEVLEKNSSGWWFCKNIGADVEGWIPSNYLSKKP; encoded by the exons ATGTCCAAAAACGGAGAAACCCCAGCAAACATTAC GTTTACATCATCAAAGTGTCCTGGACCGATGACAGCACGGAACTCATTTACAGACGCTACAGCAAATTTTTCGACCTGCAG ATGGAACTGCTGGATAAATTCCCCGTCGAAGGAGGTCAGAAAGACCCCAAGCGGAGGATCATCCCATTCCTACCGG GCCCTCATCCAGCTCCCAGTCTACATCTCACAGTGCGAGGAGGTCAGATTGTTTTTTGAGACCAGACCAGAAGACCTCAACCCACCCAAGGA GGAACCAGCAGGAAAGAAGAAATCAG GAGACGGCACTTCAGCTGACCCGCTTCTTTTGGACCAGTATGTGGCAGTAACGGACTACGAGAAGCAGGAGAGCTCCGAGATCAGTCTCCACGTGGGTCAAGTGGTGGAGGTCATTGAGAAAAATGAGTCCG GCTGGTGGTTCGTGAGTTCAGAAGACGCGCAGGGCTGGGTTCCTGCCACCTGCCTCGAGGCCCAGGATGACCCTGATGACTTCACTCTTCCAGGAGAAGAAG CGCCTCAGAGATTCTGGTCTTTGCCGAGGCACGTGGGCCGCCGCCGCACTTTAGGGGATCTTTTCAGCACGGGCTTTGGGCAAG AAGAGAAATATTCCGTAGTTTATCCTTACTCAGCCCGGGACCAAGACGAGATCGACCTGGAGAGAGGAATGATTGTGGAGGTCATTCAGAAGAACTTGGAGGGCTGGTGGAAGATCAG GTACCAGGGATGCGAGGGCTGGGCCCCAGCTTCTTACCTGAAGAAGGCTGACATTCAGAGCCAGAAGCAGGCGGCGGGCGGTGCCGCACACGCCAGCACCAACGACCTGGATGGATTCTCCAAACAGAGCCAGTCGACCCGAGAGAACCGAGACGGCAGCCAGAAAGAAAACAGACTCTCGTTCTTTTCCGATAACAAGA AATTTGGACTAAGACAAAGACCTCCTCCACGCAGAGATCTTTCCATA CCACGTGGTACAAACCTTCCCAAGCCGCCCGGTCCTCCACAGGTCGAGGAAGAGTTCTACACAATAGCGGATTTCCAGACCACCATCCCTGATGGGATTAGCTTCCAGGCTGGAGTCAAAGTGGAG GTGATTGAGAAGAATGGCAGTGGCTGGTGGTACATTCAAATAGACGAGCAAGAAGGTTGGGCCCCGGCTACATTTATTGAGAAGTACAAGAAGACAAGTAATGCCGTACGGCCCAACTTCTTGGCGCCTCTGCCCAATGAGATGGAGAGGCTGCGACTGGAGGACAGCGGTTCTTCAAATGTCCCGGGCACAGATGATAGCTGGTCTAAGCCTTTACCGGATGAGCCCACCGGAGCCCCCGAATCCTGCACACGAGCTAAGCTGAGAGACTGGAAGTCTGGCGCGACCAAGTTTCCTGCCTTCTCTGGACCACTGCCTCCAGCTCCTGTGGCGCCACCTGATGATAAACCAGCTCTACCACCGCGAAGGGAGTCCATCAATAAGAGCTTTGACATTGATGTGGCAGAGAAACTGGCCAGACCAGATCATTCCAAGCCTATGCCCCCTAAACCACCAGCTCCTGGGGTCATCATGCCCCTGGGTCCGCCAAAGGCAGCACCTTTCAAAGCAGACAAACCACCAGAACCAAAGAAAGATGACAAGAGTAAAGCGCTTCACCTTCGCAATGAGATGGGTCTGGAATGTGGTCACAAGGTCTCTGCCAAAGAGGTCAAGAAGTTTAACCTGAAGCCGGTACCAAAGCAGCCACCAAAACCCAAGCCTGAAGTTACAGAAGAGAAACCAGAGGCAGCTTCTCCACCCGTATTTATGAAGCCAAAGCCGGTGATCCGACCTAAACCCATTCCAGCCGCGAAGCCGGATCCGCCAGCAGAGAACAAAGTCGACATCACCAACCTGAGAAGTAAGCTGAGATCTTCGAAACCCACGGATCCCGGCTCTTCTTCAGGGGAGGTCAACCATCAGAACGATACCCTGGCAGTCCATGCTAGTGCACCACCCTTTCATATCTCATCTCTGAATAATGGCAAGAACTGCGATGAACCAAAACTCCCCCCTAAACACGTGAACGGTCATAGTCAAGAGAGCTCGCCACCCCCTGCAAAACCAGCAGTGCCTCCCCACAAGGAGGCCCCTCTGAGACCCCCGGCCTTGGCTCCGAGAAGACCTCCTCCTCCAAAGAAGAACACCCCATCCAGCCCAACAGAGAGCAAACCACCAACCGCTTTAAAAGACTCTCAAGATCCCCCTAAGAGCGGACCAGCTCAACTCAACAGACCCCCGCCGCCTAAACCAAAGGGCTTTTCTCCCGCTATCCCAAGCAAGGAAAAAGAAGAACCCAAGGgtaataaaatcacaattcCCCCCAAACTCCAGGTGAAGAGCGACAAGCCCGGCCCGCCCAGAGACAAGCTCCCACCTTTGCTCAAGGAGTCCAGCAAGGATGAGCTGTACTTGGCCGTGGCGGACTTTGATGGCGACGACCCGACGTCCAGCTTCAAGGTGGGGACGCTCTTTGAGGTGCTGGAGAAGAACAGCAGTGGCTGGTGGTTCTGCAAGAACATAGGAGCAGATGTGGAGGGCTGGATCCCTTCGAATTACTTGAGCAAGAAACCTTGA